From a single Eubalaena glacialis isolate mEubGla1 chromosome 15, mEubGla1.1.hap2.+ XY, whole genome shotgun sequence genomic region:
- the SELENOM gene encoding selenoprotein M codes for MRLPLLSPPLLLLLAAVAAATTTFRPDWNRLHGLARGRVETCGGUQLNRLKEVKAFVTQDIPLYHNLVMKHLPGADPELVLLGQRFEELERIPLSDMTREEINALVQELGFYRKASPDEPVPPEYLRAPARPAEGAPDRADL; via the exons ATGCGCCTCCCGCTGCTTTCGCCGCCCCTGCTGCTGCTCCTCGCGGCAGTCGCGGCCGCCACCACCACCTTCCGGCCTGACTGGAACCGTCTACACGGCCTGGCCCGAGGCCGGGTAGAG ACATGTGGGGGATGACAGCTTAATCGCCTGAAGGAG GTGAAGGCCTTCGTCACCCAGGACATCCCACTCTA CCACAACCTGGTAATGAAACACCTCCCGGGGGCCGACCCGGAGCTCGTGCTGCTGGGCCAGCGCTTTGAGGAACTGGAG CGAATCCCACTCAGCGACATGACCCGCGAGGAGATCAACGCGCTGGTGCAGGAGCTCGGCTTCTACCGCAAGGCGTCGCCCGACGAGCCTGTGCCCCCAGAGTACCTGCGGGCGCCCGCTAGGCCCGCCGAAGGCGCTCCTGACCGCGCTGACCTGTAG